Genomic DNA from Oligoflexia bacterium:
ATCCTGGTTTACAGACCCTCCATACAGGATTCTTACACTGTTGGCTACATCCTTTGTAAAGATTACTGCAAGTTTTTCCCTAATAAAGGCGTGGATTTTATCTGCCCACTCTGGTGTAGCAGCTCTACCTGTTCCAATGGCCCATACTGGTTCATAGGCTATCAATAATCGGAAACCTTCCGCATTGCTTAAGCCACGCAGTGCATTTTGCAACTGATGCTCAATCACATCAAAGCTTTGCCCTGCCTGATTTTGTTCATCGTTTTCACCTACACAGTAAATAGGAATCAAACCATGCTCCAAGGCCGCTTTAATCTTCTTGGTCAAAGCTTGTTCATTTTCAGCGTACATTTGCCGGCGTTCGCTGTGCCCTAAAATAACATAATCACAGCCCACCTCTTCAAGCATTCTGGGCGAAACTTCCCCCGTAAATGCTCCTGAATCTTGATCGTGCATGTTTTGTGCACCTACAAACACTGATACTTCTTGTAAAACCAATTCTAACGCAGATAAGCTGGTAAACGGTGGACAGACAACAATTTCATGCTCTTGCTTACCTGAAAGT
This window encodes:
- the tpiA gene encoding triose-phosphate isomerase, with the translated sequence MQRRKVFVANWKMNKTVSESIRCATELKNLLSGKQEHEIVVCPPFTSLSALELVLQEVSVFVGAQNMHDQDSGAFTGEVSPRMLEEVGCDYVILGHSERRQMYAENEQALTKKIKAALEHGLIPIYCVGENDEQNQAGQSFDVIEHQLQNALRGLSNAEGFRLLIAYEPVWAIGTGRAATPEWADKIHAFIREKLAVIFTKDVANSVRILYGGSVNQDNIGLLMGQENIDGALVGGASLDAKHFTSIVKYGDK